In one window of Limnohabitans sp. MORI2 DNA:
- a CDS encoding FAD-linked oxidase C-terminal domain-containing protein yields the protein MNAPTHPNHLTPAVKQREVSAECLAELQARFGANCSVAMAVREHHGRDESPFIDVPPPAAVIFAQNTQDVADAVALCAAHGVPVIPYGVGSSLEGHLLAVQGGVSLDVSRMNQVLSVNAEDLTVTVQPGVTRKQLNEEIKSTGLFFPIDPGADASIGGMCATRASGTNAVRYGTMRENVLALEVVTASGEVIRTGTRAKKSSAGYDLTRLFVGSEGTLGVMTEISLRIYPLPEAVSAAVCSFPSLEAAVQTTIAIIQMGVPIARVELIDAASVRAVNAYAKLDLAEAPLLLMEFHGSPAGVEEQAKTVQEIALEHGSVSFEWATTPEERTRLWTARHNAYFAALQSRPGCRAVTTDTCVPISKLAEAMLDSIAEAEASGLPYFLVGHVGDGNFHVGYLIDPNDPKEYETAEALNQRLVHRALTLGGTCTGEHGVGLHKMDFLRTEAGDGAVEMMRTIKRALDPHNIMNPGKIFSL from the coding sequence ATGAATGCGCCGACCCACCCCAACCATTTGACCCCCGCCGTGAAGCAGCGTGAGGTCTCCGCCGAGTGCTTGGCCGAATTGCAAGCACGGTTTGGCGCCAATTGCTCGGTGGCCATGGCCGTGCGTGAGCACCACGGGCGCGACGAATCTCCATTTATCGATGTTCCGCCGCCTGCCGCGGTGATCTTTGCGCAAAACACGCAGGATGTAGCGGATGCGGTGGCCTTGTGTGCCGCGCATGGCGTACCCGTGATTCCTTATGGTGTTGGCTCGTCGCTTGAGGGGCATTTACTGGCGGTGCAGGGGGGCGTCAGTTTGGATGTGAGCCGCATGAACCAAGTGCTGAGTGTGAACGCTGAGGATTTGACCGTGACCGTGCAGCCAGGCGTCACGCGAAAACAATTGAACGAAGAAATCAAGAGCACGGGTTTGTTTTTTCCGATTGACCCTGGTGCAGATGCCTCGATCGGCGGCATGTGCGCCACACGGGCCAGCGGGACCAATGCCGTGCGCTATGGCACGATGCGAGAGAACGTCCTGGCCCTAGAGGTGGTCACTGCCAGCGGCGAAGTGATTCGCACAGGTACGCGCGCGAAAAAATCATCCGCTGGTTACGATTTGACGCGTTTGTTTGTTGGAAGCGAAGGCACGCTTGGCGTGATGACCGAGATTTCTTTGCGCATCTATCCATTACCAGAGGCGGTGTCCGCAGCGGTGTGTTCATTTCCGTCGTTAGAAGCGGCGGTTCAAACGACGATTGCCATCATTCAAATGGGCGTACCTATTGCACGCGTTGAATTGATTGATGCAGCAAGCGTACGCGCCGTGAATGCCTATGCCAAGCTAGATTTGGCGGAAGCGCCTTTATTGCTGATGGAGTTTCATGGCTCACCTGCGGGGGTCGAAGAACAGGCGAAAACAGTGCAAGAAATTGCACTTGAACACGGCAGTGTGTCTTTTGAGTGGGCAACCACCCCCGAAGAGCGGACACGGTTGTGGACCGCTCGCCACAACGCTTACTTCGCCGCATTGCAAAGCCGCCCCGGTTGTCGCGCCGTGACGACAGACACTTGCGTACCCATCAGCAAGCTGGCAGAGGCCATGCTCGACTCCATCGCCGAAGCAGAAGCCTCTGGCTTGCCCTATTTCTTAGTAGGCCATGTGGGAGACGGCAATTTCCATGTCGGTTATTTGATTGATCCCAATGATCCCAAAGAGTATGAAACGGCCGAAGCACTGAACCAACGCTTGGTCCACCGTGCGCTCACGTTAGGAGGCACGTGTACGGGTGAACACGGGGTGGGATTGCACAAAATGGATTTCTTGCGAACCGAAGCTGGCGACGGCGCCGTGGAGATGATGCGAACCATCAAGCGGGCGCTGGACCCACACAACATCATGAACCCAGGGAAGATCTTTTCTCTATAA